A portion of the Manihot esculenta cultivar AM560-2 chromosome 2, M.esculenta_v8, whole genome shotgun sequence genome contains these proteins:
- the LOC110609439 gene encoding uncharacterized protein LOC110609439, translated as MGKVDKVKCKADSQRHRVTPYPLPASRRKSSKDCHSKKKHSKALEKNDWEGATCSVCLEFPHNAVLLLCSSYNKGCRPYMCATSRRFSNCLEQYKMAYTKVNEEIQHLNRSADNSSFHLGAGQANEKMEVPELLCPLCRGQLKGWTVVEPARKYLNAKKRSCMQDECSFVGTYKQLRKHVKAKHPLARPRAVDPVLEEKWKKLECERERNDVISTIMSSSPGAMVLGDYVIEPGRHGIFNDYDYDLDESLDDHFFSLESFNRGQGSGRYRNGFHLDFDSMDEDDYGLRRPVATGPAALSGRGLHRLLLTRATRPWRFRGGNRSRNY; from the coding sequence ATGGGGAAAGTTGATAAGGTGAAATGCAAGGCTGATTCCCAGCGTCACAGAGTGACTCCATATCCTTTGCCAGCAAGCCGAAGGAAGAGTTCGAAAGATTGCCACTCAAAGAAGAAGCATTCAAAAGCCTTGGAGAAGAATGATTGGGAAGGTGCAACCTGTTCTGTTTGTCTGGAATTTCCTCACAATGCAGTGCTCCTTCTTTGTTCCTCTTATAACAAGGGTTGTCGTCCATATATGTGTGCCACTAGTCGACGTTTTTCCAATTGTCTGGAGCAATACAAAATGGCCTATACCAAAGTAAATGAAGAGATACAACATTTGAACAGGTCAGCGGACAATTCAAGCTTCCATTTGGGTGCTGGACAGGCTAATGAGAAGATGGAAGTTCCAGAACTTCTATGCCCTCTCTGTCGGGGTCAGTTGAAGGGTTGGACGGTTGTGGAACCAGCCAGGAAGTATCTCAATGCCAAAAAAAGAAGCTGCATGCAGGATGAGTGCTCTTTTGTTGGAACTTATAAACAGCTCAGGAAGCATGTTAAGGCCAAGCATCCATTGGCACGACCCCGAGCTGTGGACCCTGTTCttgaagaaaaatggaagaagcTTGAATGTGAGAGAGAGCGAAATGATGTGATCAGCACAATTATGTCATCATCTCCGGGGGCTATGGTGCTGGGGGATTATGTGATTGAGCCGGGTCGTCATGGCATTTttaatgattatgattatgatttgGACGAGTCACTGGATGATCATTTCTTTTCTTTGGAGTCTTTCAATCGAGGACAGGGTAGTGGTCGTTATCGCAATGGATTTCACCTGGACTTTGATTCAATGGATGAGGATGATTATGGGCTGCGTCGTCCTGTGGCTACTGGTCCTGCTGCACTATCTGGTCGAGGGCTCCACAGGTTACTGTTGACAAGGGCAACGAGACCATGGAGGTTCAGAGGAGGTAATAGAAGTCGGAATTACTGA
- the LOC110608824 gene encoding uncharacterized protein LOC110608824: MGKPEARIHLSNKFSWAKATNSNKSVIISVYVESPRKCSHHKTGDHLTNKAKRNPLFRRPQGAETKCYDRRAELLAYVRQLRDGGARHSRRDSLRLKFEEKKSKLSSAPVRIETSMRRIFRRNERQDRTN; this comes from the exons ATGGGCAAACCAGAGGCAAGGATCCATCTCAGCAACAAATTTTCTTGGGCAAAGGCGACCAACTCCAACAAATCAGTCATTATCAGCGTATATGTAGAATCACCGAGAAAATGTTCCCATCATAAAACTGGTGATCATCTCACAAACAAAGCTAAACGGAACCCATTATTCAGAAGGCCTCAAGGCGCCGAAACAAAGTGTTACGATCGCCGGGCTGAGCTTCTAGCCTACGTTCGCCAGCTCAGAGATGGCGGTGCTCGTCATTCTCGAAGGGACTCGCTGAGGCTCAAGTTTGAG GAAAAGAAATCGAAATTGTCAAGCGCACCGGTGAGGATCGAAACGTCGATGCGGAGGATTTTCCGACGAAATGAAAGACAAGATAG AACAAACTGA